A genomic stretch from Pieris brassicae chromosome 9, ilPieBrab1.1, whole genome shotgun sequence includes:
- the LOC123714673 gene encoding acetylcholine receptor subunit beta-type lev-1-like, producing MAPELRTNVTVKFFLKSFSFDAGEEIFSIYSWIFLKWNDRRIKWDPKDYGDIDKLQVSSSNIWNPMDNFQNSKSTYEFDYLWTKTCDVYFNGNIICVPRTVYEIICISRLSDWPYDTQTCRFEFKYRGNNQLPRALFMFGDGRGMRLLGAEYGGTWNIMDYKQGDQNEVLFFELTVERQAMGLGAMLTAPAITLMLLNISSMLIDIRGPSRLLLCCLSLLSHFIFMQLINYSMPQLNREMPKILIYVRSSLVITSFMLMLSFILNTVSKSSKSPPAWISGINTWVQSTPITYVIQSSLPAETVGESLTKIHYNEWMDFINLVNNSVTIIVAILYLTFYILYIPSPPSLI from the coding sequence ATGGCACCGGAACTTCGCACCAATGTTAcagtgaaattttttttaaagtctttTTCCTTCGACGCTGGTGAAGAGATCTTCAGTATCTACAGCTGGATTTTCTTGAAATGGAATGATCGTCGGATCAAATGGGACCCCAAAGACTATGGTGACATCGATAAATTGCAAGTTTCTTCATCGAATATCTGGAATCCAATGGATAATTTCCAAAACTCAAAAAGTACATATGAGTTCGATTATTTATGGACAAAAACTTGcgatgtatattttaatggtaACATTATATGTGTTCCAAGGACAGTGTatgaaattatatgtatatcaaGGCTAAGCGACTGGCCATACGACACTCAGACCTGTCGTTTTGAGTTTAAGTATAGGGGAAACAACCAATTGCCAAGAGCATTATTTATGTTTGGAGATGGACGTGGTATGAGACTGCTTGGGGCTGAGTATGGAGGCACATGGAATATTATGGATTACAAACAGGGAGATCAAAACGAGGTTCTATTTTTTGAGTTAACCGTCGAGAGGCAAGCGATGGGGCTTGGGGCCATGTTAACAGCACCGGCAATTACACTGATGCTGCTAAACATATCATCGATGTTAATCGACATTCGTGGACCGTCGCGACTACTATTATGCTGTCTTAGTTTGCTATCTCACTTCATTTTCATGCAACTAATAAACTACAGTATGCCTCAGCTTAATCGGGAGATGCcaaaaattttgatatatgtTCGATCATCGCTAGTTATAACGAGCTTTATGCTTATGTTATCTTTCATATTGAATACTGTATCTAAAAGTAGTAAATCACCACCTGCTTGGATTTCTGGTATAAATACATGGGTACAAAGTACTCCAATAACCTATGTGATTCAATCGTCTCTACCAGCAGAGACTGTCGGCGAGAGCCTTACAAAAATTCACTATAATGAATGGATGGATTTTATAAACCTCGTTAATAATTCAGTTACAATTATCGTAGCTATACTATATTTAACCTTTTACATATTGTATATTCCAAGTCCGCCGTCACTAATTTaa